One segment of Cutaneotrichosporon cavernicola HIS019 DNA, chromosome: 4 DNA contains the following:
- a CDS encoding uncharacterized protein (Thiopurine S-methyltransferase (TPMT)): MADVKPTDEQNYPQMWEHRWDSKNTAWDQGTVHPALSEFLASPAAETAGVPTSGKALVPGCGLGYDVDLFARRGLDATGLDVAPTGAAKADQWVKSQSGQKGSAQVVCGDFFKWSPEEKFDLIYDYTFLCALPPTLRPQWGQRMTELSKNSPNTRLITLQYPLQGNPLPFGPPFALEESVYRDVLGDAWEAVYDEAVLEEQKRKNAPPGNERLVVWKRK; encoded by the exons ATGGCCGACGTAAAGCCCACCGACGAGCAGAACTACCCGC AAATGTGGGAGCACCGCTGGGACAGCAAGAACACGGCCTGGGACCAGGGAACCGTTCACCCCGCGCTCTCTGAATTCCTAGCCTCCCCTGCGGCCGAGACCGCCGGCGTCCCCACTTCCGGAAAGGCGCTCGTTCCCGGCTGCGGACTGGGTTACGACGTGGACCTCTTCGCACGCCGGGGACTCGACGCGAcgggcctcgacgtcgctcCTACTGGTGCGGCCAAGGCTGACCAGTGGGTCAAGAGTCAGAGTGGACAGAAGGGGAGTGCGCAGGTCGTGTGTGGTGACTTCTTCAAGTGGTCGCCAGAGGAAAAGTTTGACCTGATTTACGACTACAC CTTCCTCTGCGCCCTTCCCCCTACTCTCCGTCCACAGTGGGGCCAGCGCATGACCGAGCTCTCCAAGAACTCTCCCAATACGCGCCTCATCACCCTCCAGTACCCACTCCAGGGCAACCCCTTGCCATTTGGCCCGCCTTTCGCTCTCGAGGAGAGCGTGTACCGCGACGTCCTAGGGGACGCGTGGGAGGCTGTctacgacgaggccgtGTTGGAGGAGCAGAAGCGCAAGAACGCGCCCCCGGGTAACGAGCGCCTCGTTGTCTGGAAGCGCAAGTAG